One genomic region from Nocardia vinacea encodes:
- a CDS encoding amidohydrolase family protein, which translates to MNIDDMILVSIDDHVVEPLDMFDGRVPKKWADLAPKVIVDEKGVDRWVYRGKPTGVTGLNAVVSWPPEEWGYDPAGYAEMRPGVYDIHARVRDMNANGIQASMCFPTFAGFSAGHLSHFKDEITVAMIQAYNDWHLEGWCDIYPGRFIPNAILPLWDPQLAVAEIQRVAAKGFRGVTMAELPHLQGSPSYFDEDFWGPVFGALNETGLVMNLHIGTGFGALKLAPDAPIDNLMCLAPTVSQITVQDLLWGPAFRNYPNLKVALSEGGIGWIPFFLDRSDRHYTNQRWLRRDFGGKLPSEVFREHVIACYVTDPTALTYRDAVGMDIIAWECDYPHSDSLWPDAPEFVLKELNAAHADDTDINKITWQNACRFLNFDPFEHTPKEQATVGALRAKAVGWDISTTTRQQYAEAYAQQAH; encoded by the coding sequence GTGAACATCGACGACATGATCCTGGTGAGCATCGACGACCACGTCGTCGAGCCGCTCGATATGTTCGACGGCCGGGTGCCGAAGAAGTGGGCCGATCTGGCGCCGAAGGTGATCGTCGACGAAAAAGGCGTCGACCGGTGGGTCTACCGCGGGAAACCGACGGGTGTCACCGGGCTCAACGCGGTTGTTTCCTGGCCGCCGGAGGAGTGGGGGTACGACCCGGCCGGTTACGCGGAAATGCGGCCCGGTGTCTACGACATCCACGCCCGCGTACGGGATATGAACGCCAACGGCATCCAGGCCTCGATGTGCTTCCCCACCTTCGCCGGATTCAGCGCCGGCCACCTGAGTCACTTCAAGGACGAGATCACCGTCGCGATGATCCAGGCATACAACGACTGGCATCTCGAGGGCTGGTGCGACATCTACCCCGGCCGGTTCATCCCGAACGCCATTCTGCCGCTGTGGGATCCGCAGTTGGCCGTCGCCGAGATCCAGCGCGTCGCCGCGAAGGGCTTCCGCGGTGTCACGATGGCGGAACTGCCGCACCTGCAGGGCAGTCCCAGCTATTTCGACGAGGACTTCTGGGGACCGGTCTTCGGGGCGCTGAACGAAACCGGTCTGGTCATGAATCTGCATATCGGCACCGGATTCGGGGCGCTCAAGCTGGCGCCGGACGCGCCGATCGACAATCTGATGTGCCTGGCGCCGACGGTCTCCCAGATCACCGTCCAGGATCTGCTGTGGGGTCCGGCATTTCGCAACTACCCCAATCTGAAGGTGGCGCTTTCGGAGGGCGGCATCGGCTGGATCCCGTTCTTCCTGGATCGCTCCGATCGCCACTACACCAACCAGAGGTGGCTGCGGCGCGACTTCGGCGGCAAGCTGCCCAGCGAGGTCTTCCGCGAGCACGTGATCGCCTGCTACGTCACCGACCCGACCGCACTCACCTATCGGGACGCAGTCGGGATGGACATCATCGCGTGGGAATGCGACTACCCGCACTCGGACTCGCTGTGGCCCGACGCACCCGAATTCGTGTTGAAAGAACTGAACGCCGCCCACGCCGACGACACCGATATCAACAAGATCACCTGGCAGAACGCGTGCCGTTTCCTGAATTTCGATCCGTTCGAGCACACCCCGAAGGAGCAGGCCACCGTCGGCGCGCTGCGAGCGAAGGCCGTGGGTTGGGATATCTCGACGACGACGCGGCAGCAATACGCCGAAGCTTATGCCCAGCAAGCGCACTGA
- a CDS encoding TetR/AcrR family transcriptional regulator codes for MGAQDSTTRLAILDATAQIMLEQGHAAATSRRVAALAGGKPALVHYYFPTMDDLFLAVFRRGAEATLERQRRAVFSEQPLHALWQLSREPYGTRLQQEFMALANQRPAIRTEIAAYIERFRDIQVTALTFIARANGLDLTELPPVVISLLIASVSGVIATENAVGVTLGHADLIAFVEHYLDRFEATASERTTIEAADS; via the coding sequence ATCGGCGCGCAGGATTCGACCACCCGACTCGCCATCCTGGATGCCACCGCGCAGATCATGCTCGAGCAGGGACACGCCGCGGCGACGTCACGGCGGGTCGCCGCGCTGGCCGGGGGCAAACCCGCACTGGTGCACTACTACTTTCCGACCATGGACGACCTGTTCCTGGCGGTATTCCGCCGCGGCGCGGAGGCCACTCTGGAGCGGCAGCGCCGAGCCGTGTTCTCCGAGCAGCCGCTGCATGCACTCTGGCAGCTCAGCCGGGAACCGTACGGCACCCGGCTACAGCAGGAATTCATGGCACTGGCCAACCAGCGCCCGGCCATCCGCACCGAAATCGCCGCCTATATCGAACGTTTCCGCGATATCCAGGTGACCGCGCTGACCTTCATCGCCCGAGCCAACGGTCTCGACCTCACCGAGCTACCGCCGGTGGTGATTTCACTGCTCATCGCCAGCGTGTCCGGCGTCATCGCGACCGAGAATGCCGTCGGCGTCACGCTCGGCCACGCCGATCTCATCGCATTCGTCGAGCACTACCTGGACAGGTTCGAGGCGACCGCATCCGAACGCACAACGATCGAGGCCGCGGATTCGTGA
- a CDS encoding OB-fold domain-containing protein codes for MTYIASIGTYLPCWGAQRHRVLGDDEDAITLAVQAGRAALHDAGPVERVIVVSRDLPLVGSSNAAVLLAGLGLDPELEVIERLGGAPATLDSLSSARPRTLIIGVDTEPAGAAAALVSDHGLQVRTAARVARSLPVRTRNAVGAVHDYGDPRLLHTRGLLASLAAAWLDTPVAVAGVDDKQAAALCLGGPPSLPTVGASAGLFALAAMAEWGSTGLLVGVEQASLSGITVATGTAVLHRRESTARELPEGDLWPGSEIPISLAAYERAFEAKVRWEAGKHSGSDELDFPPRYRVASDGGLSTDYTLVPLPRTGTVYTEATVAIPVPGLRSPYTLVIIELDGVGVRALAKVTGADPGTVAIGDRGRMVLRRVAVRSGVPDYGYAFEPEVAQ; via the coding sequence ATGACCTACATCGCTTCGATAGGTACCTACCTGCCATGCTGGGGCGCCCAGCGCCATCGGGTGCTCGGTGACGACGAGGACGCGATCACCCTGGCCGTGCAGGCCGGCCGTGCCGCGCTGCACGACGCCGGTCCGGTGGAACGGGTGATCGTGGTCAGTCGCGATCTGCCGCTGGTGGGAAGCAGTAATGCCGCGGTCCTGCTGGCGGGGCTCGGGCTGGATCCGGAACTGGAGGTGATCGAGCGGCTCGGCGGCGCGCCCGCCACCCTCGACTCACTCAGTTCCGCCCGGCCGCGCACCCTGATCATCGGGGTCGATACCGAGCCCGCGGGCGCGGCCGCGGCATTGGTTTCCGATCACGGCCTGCAGGTGCGCACCGCCGCCCGGGTGGCGCGCAGCCTGCCGGTGCGCACCCGTAATGCCGTTGGGGCCGTGCACGATTACGGCGATCCGCGACTGCTGCACACGCGCGGCTTGTTGGCCTCGCTGGCGGCGGCCTGGCTGGATACGCCGGTGGCGGTGGCCGGGGTCGACGACAAACAGGCGGCCGCGCTGTGCCTCGGCGGCCCGCCGTCGCTGCCGACGGTGGGCGCCAGCGCCGGACTGTTCGCCTTGGCGGCCATGGCCGAATGGGGCAGCACGGGTCTGTTGGTGGGGGTGGAGCAGGCCAGCCTGTCCGGTATCACGGTGGCCACCGGTACGGCGGTGCTGCACCGGCGCGAGTCGACGGCCAGAGAGCTGCCCGAAGGCGACCTGTGGCCCGGATCCGAGATTCCGATCTCGCTGGCCGCCTACGAGCGCGCATTCGAGGCGAAGGTGCGCTGGGAGGCCGGAAAACACTCCGGCAGTGACGAACTGGACTTCCCGCCGCGCTATCGGGTCGCCTCGGACGGCGGTCTGAGCACCGACTACACCCTGGTGCCGCTGCCGCGCACCGGCACCGTGTACACCGAGGCCACCGTCGCGATACCGGTGCCGGGGCTGAGAAGTCCGTACACCCTGGTGATCATCGAACTCGACGGTGTCGGGGTGCGGGCGCTGGCGAAGGTGACGGGCGCCGATCCGGGCACCGTGGCGATCGGGGACCGTGGCCGCATGGTGCTGCGCCGGGTCGCGGTGCGCTCGGGGGTGCCCGACTATGGATACGCATTCGAACCGGAGGTCGCGCAGTGA
- a CDS encoding thiolase C-terminal domain-containing protein has protein sequence MREVAIVGAGMTPFAEHFALGVKDLVPMAFAECAASIDKGLATSDLQAAWFGAMGNTDGFPAGIVADALGLPDLPVTRVENSCATGNDAVRNALFGIASGAFDVALVVGADKLRETAQKDMLWEWEAMARDMAWDYPLGLIAPVGFALHVARYLHESPATRQHLAMVAVKNHRHGVRNPKARLRFEISLEQALAAPIVAGPFGLYDCAPQSDGAAALVLAAADVVDRYTDRPVWIRGVGLGLDSVMHQHKRDMTTFPATVRAAEAAFSMAGLTPADVDVAEVHDFFTGIELISYEDLGFAERFGAAKLIESGVTEIGGALPVNPSGGLKAKGHPPGATGVAQCVELFQQLRGTAVNQVDGARIGLAHNLGGPTAVSAVTILEGSRA, from the coding sequence GTGAGGGAAGTGGCTATCGTCGGTGCGGGCATGACGCCCTTCGCCGAGCATTTCGCCCTCGGCGTCAAGGATCTGGTGCCGATGGCGTTCGCCGAATGCGCCGCCAGCATCGACAAGGGGTTGGCCACCTCCGATCTGCAGGCGGCCTGGTTCGGCGCGATGGGCAATACCGACGGATTCCCGGCCGGGATTGTCGCCGATGCGCTCGGGCTCCCGGATCTGCCGGTGACCCGGGTCGAAAACTCCTGTGCGACAGGCAATGATGCGGTGCGCAATGCCCTGTTCGGCATCGCCTCCGGTGCTTTCGACGTGGCCCTTGTCGTCGGCGCGGACAAGTTACGCGAGACCGCGCAGAAGGACATGCTGTGGGAATGGGAGGCGATGGCGCGCGATATGGCCTGGGACTACCCACTCGGCCTGATCGCGCCCGTCGGATTCGCGCTGCACGTGGCCCGATATCTGCACGAATCGCCCGCGACCAGACAGCATTTGGCCATGGTCGCGGTGAAGAACCACCGGCATGGTGTGCGTAATCCCAAGGCCCGCTTGCGTTTCGAGATCAGCTTGGAACAGGCGCTGGCGGCGCCGATCGTGGCCGGACCGTTCGGGCTCTACGACTGCGCACCGCAGAGCGATGGTGCGGCGGCGCTGGTGCTCGCCGCGGCGGATGTGGTCGATCGCTACACCGATCGCCCGGTGTGGATCCGCGGTGTCGGCCTCGGCCTGGATTCGGTGATGCACCAGCACAAGCGGGATATGACGACCTTTCCTGCCACCGTGCGAGCCGCCGAGGCGGCCTTCTCGATGGCGGGTCTGACTCCCGCGGATGTCGATGTCGCCGAGGTGCACGATTTCTTCACCGGTATCGAACTGATCAGCTACGAGGACCTCGGCTTCGCCGAGCGATTCGGGGCCGCGAAACTGATCGAGAGCGGAGTCACCGAGATCGGCGGCGCGCTGCCGGTGAATCCGAGTGGCGGCCTGAAGGCCAAGGGACATCCGCCCGGGGCGACCGGCGTGGCCCAGTGCGTCGAATTGTTCCAGCAGTTGCGCGGTACGGCGGTCAATCAGGTCGACGGTGCGCGGATCGGCCTGGCGCACAACCTCGGTGGGCCGACCGCGGTTTCGGCGGTGACGATTCTGGAAGGATCCCGCGCTTGA
- a CDS encoding SDR family NAD(P)-dependent oxidoreductase has protein sequence MTLTFEADRPVAVVTGASSGIGASTAEKLVARGWQVIGVGRDRQRCAAARTRITAAARGGGFDMVRADFTLMTEVARVAAEIASRTTRLDVLINNAGGVRDRKIITVEGAEATFATNYLAPFLLTRELMPLLRKSAAGLPSGSVRVLAVSSSAHRATEGFDWADPQSLNAFHPTAAYCRAKLANILFTRELARRAAPDRIVAQAMHPGVVASNFAAHGDAAMRAHMAAADTVPPDEPAETLMWLATDPEGGRDGGRYFYRKTVETPAPAALDDAAAARLWSESERLLADLGF, from the coding sequence ATGACTTTGACGTTCGAGGCAGATCGTCCGGTCGCGGTTGTGACCGGAGCCAGTTCCGGCATCGGCGCGTCGACCGCCGAAAAGCTGGTAGCACGCGGCTGGCAGGTGATCGGTGTCGGTCGCGATCGACAGCGTTGTGCGGCCGCGCGAACGCGGATCACCGCCGCCGCGCGCGGCGGCGGCTTCGACATGGTGCGCGCCGACTTCACCCTGATGACGGAGGTGGCGCGCGTGGCCGCCGAGATCGCGAGCCGCACAACGCGTCTGGATGTCCTGATCAACAACGCGGGTGGCGTGCGGGACCGGAAGATCATCACCGTGGAAGGCGCCGAGGCGACCTTCGCCACCAACTACCTCGCCCCGTTCTTGCTGACCAGAGAACTGATGCCGCTGCTGCGGAAGAGCGCGGCGGGCCTGCCATCCGGATCGGTGCGCGTGCTCGCCGTATCGTCTAGCGCGCACCGTGCGACCGAGGGGTTCGATTGGGCGGATCCGCAGAGCCTGAACGCCTTTCACCCGACAGCCGCCTACTGCCGGGCGAAACTCGCCAATATTCTGTTCACCCGCGAACTGGCGCGACGTGCGGCACCTGACCGGATCGTCGCGCAGGCCATGCATCCAGGTGTCGTCGCCAGTAACTTCGCCGCACACGGCGATGCGGCGATGCGAGCCCATATGGCCGCGGCCGATACGGTGCCTCCGGATGAACCGGCCGAGACCCTGATGTGGCTGGCCACCGATCCCGAGGGCGGTCGCGACGGCGGGCGTTACTTCTACCGGAAGACGGTGGAAACACCGGCCCCCGCCGCCCTCGACGATGCCGCCGCCGCCCGCCTCTGGTCCGAAAGCGAGCGGCTGCTCGCCGATCTCGGGTTCTGA
- a CDS encoding TetR/AcrR family transcriptional regulator: MTEVGPPIRRAAGRPTRAQAEARHEELLDTALDLFLEHGYELATIEMIAGRVNMTKRTVYARYPDKASLFLAAVRRAIERQVVPADVLAGFDNGDLAETLTAVARLRIDQVMTPNGLRLQRIINTESYRFPEIFVANYELSAGPVVDFVAGVLDRAIAAGTIAPTNSGQAARAFMSMVVGGQVRSIVAGRPPTPEQLDERVQFTVGLLLDGLRPR; the protein is encoded by the coding sequence ATGACCGAGGTCGGACCGCCTATTCGGCGCGCGGCCGGGCGGCCCACCCGGGCACAGGCCGAGGCTCGGCACGAGGAATTGCTCGATACCGCACTGGATCTGTTCCTGGAGCACGGCTACGAGCTGGCGACGATCGAGATGATCGCCGGTCGCGTGAACATGACCAAACGCACCGTCTACGCCCGCTATCCGGACAAGGCATCGCTGTTCCTCGCCGCTGTCCGGCGCGCCATCGAGCGACAGGTCGTACCCGCGGACGTGCTCGCCGGCTTCGACAACGGCGATCTGGCCGAGACACTGACCGCGGTCGCCCGGTTGCGCATCGATCAGGTGATGACACCGAACGGGCTACGCCTGCAACGCATTATCAATACCGAGAGCTATCGCTTTCCTGAGATCTTCGTAGCCAACTACGAACTGAGTGCCGGGCCGGTGGTCGACTTCGTAGCCGGTGTCCTCGACCGCGCGATCGCCGCCGGGACGATCGCGCCGACCAACTCCGGGCAGGCCGCCCGCGCCTTCATGAGCATGGTCGTCGGCGGCCAGGTGCGCTCCATCGTGGCCGGTCGCCCACCCACTCCCGAACAACTCGACGAGCGGGTCCAATTCACCGTCGGCCTCCTGCTCGACGGCCTTCGGCCCCGCTGA
- a CDS encoding TauD/TfdA family dioxygenase, protein MTVTAIPVTDHIGLEITGLTGRRLADRRVADDLRAALDRYGVVIYRDAHIDDDALVALSRLLGEVVVAPFGGEKAHPEVSAITRDPAKSVLAAYREGTFFWHIDGATDAVPQQATLLTALEVAADGGGTEFANTFAAYAALPDAERTELETLRVVHSFAHAQSLANPDPTDRERAAWAKVPTRVHPLVWTRKNGRKSLLIGATAAQVVGMSADESRALLDRLLEWSTQPRFALQHQWRPGDLVVWDNTGMLHRAQHYEVSSRRLMHRTTLVGEEAVA, encoded by the coding sequence ATGACCGTCACTGCCATCCCCGTGACCGACCACATCGGACTGGAAATCACCGGCCTGACCGGCCGGCGACTCGCCGATCGGCGCGTAGCCGACGACCTGCGCGCGGCGCTCGACCGCTACGGGGTGGTGATCTACCGCGACGCCCACATCGACGACGACGCGCTCGTTGCGCTGAGTCGCCTGCTCGGTGAGGTCGTGGTCGCGCCGTTCGGCGGGGAGAAGGCGCATCCGGAGGTATCCGCCATCACCCGTGATCCGGCCAAGAGCGTGCTGGCCGCCTATCGGGAGGGCACCTTCTTCTGGCATATCGATGGCGCGACCGATGCGGTCCCGCAGCAAGCCACCCTGCTGACCGCGCTCGAAGTTGCCGCCGACGGCGGTGGCACCGAATTCGCCAACACCTTCGCCGCCTACGCGGCGCTGCCGGACGCGGAGCGAACCGAACTCGAAACCCTGCGCGTGGTGCACAGTTTCGCGCACGCGCAGTCGCTGGCCAACCCGGATCCGACGGATCGGGAGCGGGCCGCCTGGGCGAAGGTGCCGACCCGGGTGCATCCGCTGGTGTGGACGCGCAAGAACGGACGTAAGTCGCTGCTGATCGGAGCGACGGCGGCGCAGGTCGTCGGCATGTCGGCGGACGAGAGCCGGGCGCTGCTGGATCGGTTGCTCGAATGGTCGACCCAGCCGCGGTTCGCCCTGCAGCATCAATGGCGGCCCGGCGATCTGGTGGTGTGGGACAACACCGGCATGCTGCACCGCGCTCAGCACTATGAGGTTAGCTCGCGCCGGTTGATGCACCGCACCACCCTCGTCGGCGAGGAAGCCGTCGCCTGA
- the mftC gene encoding mycofactocin radical SAM maturase (MftC is a radical SAM/SPASM enzyme that catalyzes the first two steps in biosynthesis of the electron carrier mycofactocin from the terminal Val-Tyr dipeptide of the precursor peptide MftA.) → MIDNTSETVAAPTCLTWELTHACDLSCIHCSSSSRGRDPRELSTGECKALIDEFERMRICRVDIGGGEPTARPDFWELVDYTTAKHIGVKFSTNGIRITPHAARRIAGNGSIDVQICLDGATEAVNDAVRGTGAYRAAVRAMELLASSGVYGFELSVAVSRHNVGHLDALSAIADMFGARLRLNPLRPSGRGTDTWDELHPTADQRRMLDDWLREHDVDVLTGDSFFQLSGYGESLLGSSVHGAGPVMCLIDPVGDVYGLADHDRYRAGNIRTAGGFEPIWHNSERFTELRRPQSSGAYAERLGGHGDSAPAGIDRLAATPSEDYSHRRRPVVEHPAVRRSA, encoded by the coding sequence ATGATCGACAACACCAGCGAAACCGTCGCCGCGCCGACCTGCCTGACCTGGGAGCTGACCCACGCCTGCGATCTGTCTTGCATCCATTGCTCGTCCAGCAGTCGCGGCCGCGATCCGCGCGAGCTGAGCACCGGCGAATGCAAGGCGCTGATCGACGAATTCGAGCGGATGCGGATTTGCCGCGTCGATATCGGCGGTGGCGAGCCGACCGCGCGCCCGGACTTCTGGGAACTGGTCGACTACACCACCGCCAAGCACATCGGAGTGAAGTTCTCCACCAATGGAATTCGGATCACTCCCCATGCCGCGCGGCGGATCGCCGGGAACGGCAGTATCGACGTGCAGATCTGCCTCGACGGCGCGACCGAGGCGGTCAATGACGCGGTGCGCGGCACCGGGGCATACCGGGCGGCGGTGCGCGCGATGGAGTTGCTCGCTTCGTCGGGGGTCTATGGATTCGAGCTGTCCGTCGCCGTGAGCAGACATAACGTCGGCCATCTCGACGCGCTCTCGGCGATTGCCGATATGTTCGGTGCGCGGCTGCGACTGAACCCGTTGCGGCCGTCGGGCCGCGGCACGGACACCTGGGACGAGTTGCACCCGACGGCGGACCAGCGGCGGATGCTCGACGACTGGCTGCGCGAGCACGATGTGGATGTCCTCACCGGAGATTCGTTCTTCCAGCTGTCCGGCTACGGCGAATCGCTGCTGGGTTCGAGCGTGCACGGCGCGGGGCCGGTGATGTGTCTGATCGACCCGGTCGGCGATGTCTACGGGTTAGCCGACCACGACCGGTACCGCGCCGGAAATATCCGTACCGCAGGTGGATTCGAACCCATCTGGCACAACTCGGAACGGTTCACCGAACTGCGCAGGCCGCAGAGCAGCGGGGCGTATGCGGAACGTTTAGGTGGACACGGTGATTCGGCGCCGGCCGGGATCGACCGCCTGGCCGCGACGCCCTCGGAGGATTATTCGCATCGGCGTCGACCGGTTGTCGAACATCCGGCGGTTCGGAGGTCGGCGTGA
- a CDS encoding acyl-CoA reductase yields the protein MTIADAVAAAPFFLRGELLEGDDVTHRSRDLGVTFATPSIPMDRAVHPRGEVPPLLNVPLAEIIDFLVETGRRLRAPENPFVRDCIDRMSSTHVLPRAVLQAQVMGAAGYLDKRLLETVVEQNFPNPRALDEWIPKRDFTGRQSFVRAFAPRLIHVLPGNSPGVAVKSIAHGALVKAVNLFKMSSSDPFTTVAILRTMADIDPDHAIVRSMSALYWRGGDDTVERVLYRPQYFDKIVAWGGGDAIDNVIKYLGPGFQLVSFDPKTSISMVGREAFASDEALDRAAELAAADVMVLNQEACVASRFVYVEADQDDADRFCARLHARIVDKAAGSDDARPLDIDLREQIDTLMMLDDEFQVWGRTDGKGLVIRSDEPVDFHPINKTANVVRVDSLDTAMKYVNVATQTVGFFPFDRMADYRDRLASGGAQRIVRLGEAGPSTIGNPHDAMYPLHRFVHWMAHEDGVAPNC from the coding sequence ATGACCATCGCCGACGCCGTTGCTGCCGCGCCGTTCTTCCTGCGCGGCGAATTGCTCGAGGGTGACGACGTCACGCACCGCTCGCGCGATCTGGGCGTCACCTTCGCGACACCGAGCATCCCGATGGACCGCGCGGTGCATCCGCGCGGCGAGGTGCCGCCGCTGCTGAATGTCCCGCTCGCGGAGATCATCGATTTCCTCGTCGAGACCGGCCGTCGGCTGCGGGCCCCCGAAAACCCGTTCGTGCGCGACTGCATCGACCGGATGTCGTCCACCCATGTGCTGCCGCGCGCCGTGCTGCAGGCACAGGTCATGGGTGCGGCGGGCTATCTCGACAAGCGGCTGCTCGAGACCGTGGTCGAACAGAATTTTCCGAACCCGCGGGCGCTGGACGAGTGGATTCCCAAGCGCGACTTCACCGGTCGCCAGAGTTTCGTGCGGGCATTCGCACCCCGGCTGATCCATGTGCTGCCCGGCAACTCCCCCGGCGTCGCGGTGAAATCCATTGCCCACGGCGCACTGGTCAAGGCGGTCAATCTGTTCAAGATGTCCTCGAGTGATCCGTTCACCACGGTCGCGATCCTGCGGACCATGGCCGATATCGATCCCGACCACGCCATTGTGCGGTCGATGTCCGCGCTCTACTGGCGCGGCGGCGACGATACGGTGGAGCGGGTGCTGTACCGGCCGCAGTATTTCGACAAGATCGTCGCCTGGGGTGGCGGCGACGCGATCGATAACGTGATCAAATACCTCGGGCCGGGCTTCCAACTGGTGTCCTTCGACCCGAAGACGTCGATCTCGATGGTCGGCCGGGAGGCCTTCGCCTCGGACGAGGCGCTCGACCGGGCGGCAGAACTTGCCGCCGCCGATGTGATGGTGCTCAACCAGGAGGCCTGCGTCGCAAGCCGTTTCGTCTATGTCGAGGCCGATCAGGACGATGCCGACCGCTTCTGCGCACGGCTGCACGCCCGCATCGTCGACAAGGCCGCCGGATCGGACGACGCCCGACCGCTCGATATCGATTTGCGCGAGCAGATCGACACCCTGATGATGCTCGACGACGAGTTCCAGGTCTGGGGACGGACCGACGGCAAGGGCCTGGTGATCCGTTCCGATGAACCCGTGGACTTCCACCCGATCAACAAGACCGCCAACGTGGTTCGCGTGGACAGCCTCGACACGGCGATGAAATACGTCAATGTGGCGACGCAGACGGTCGGCTTCTTTCCGTTCGACCGGATGGCCGACTACCGCGACCGGTTGGCCAGCGGCGGCGCACAGCGCATCGTCCGCCTCGGCGAAGCCGGACCGAGCACGATCGGCAACCCACACGACGCCATGTACCCGCTGCACCGCTTCGTGCACTGGATGGCGCATGAGGACGGGGTCGCACCGAATTGCTAG
- a CDS encoding CoA transferase — MSGGPLDGIRVLEVAMYGFVPSAGAVLSDWGADVIKVEHAVTGDPQRGLRQIATFKVEGDPNPNVEHANRGKRSIGVDMSVPEGRAVIHDLAKTADVFLTSFLPQHRSKFGIDVDDIRAVNPKIIYARGSGLGPRGAEADKGGYDMTAYWCRGSVAATITPPDIDGLIPPPGPAFGDTISGTNLAGGIAAALLKRERTGEPSIVDVSLLSSGLWSMGHTIALSAYMGEPLRAFPTGSHGSPSNPLSGLYATKDGRYLSLVMLQPGKFWADVCQHIDRPDLAEDPRFADAAAIATNTAAAVQILREVFATRTLTEWTERFATLSGPWAPVQDALQAIDDPQVQANEYVRKAGDLQLVSSPVQFDLTAPDLRPGPEFAAQTDEVLLELGLDWDRIIALKTAGAIT; from the coding sequence ATGAGCGGGGGGCCACTCGACGGGATCCGCGTCCTCGAGGTCGCGATGTACGGGTTCGTGCCGTCTGCGGGCGCCGTGCTTTCCGACTGGGGTGCGGACGTGATCAAGGTCGAGCACGCGGTCACCGGTGACCCGCAGCGCGGGCTGCGTCAGATCGCCACGTTCAAGGTCGAGGGCGACCCCAATCCCAATGTGGAACATGCCAATCGGGGCAAGCGCAGTATCGGGGTCGATATGTCGGTGCCGGAGGGCCGGGCGGTGATCCACGACCTGGCCAAGACCGCGGACGTATTCCTGACCAGTTTCCTGCCGCAGCACCGAAGCAAGTTCGGTATCGATGTCGACGACATTCGCGCGGTGAACCCGAAGATCATCTATGCCCGCGGCAGCGGTCTCGGCCCGCGCGGCGCGGAGGCCGATAAAGGCGGCTACGACATGACCGCCTACTGGTGCCGCGGCAGCGTCGCCGCCACCATCACCCCGCCCGATATCGACGGACTGATCCCTCCGCCCGGTCCGGCATTCGGCGACACCATCTCCGGAACCAATCTGGCGGGCGGCATCGCGGCCGCGCTGCTGAAGCGCGAACGCACGGGCGAGCCGTCGATCGTGGATGTGTCGCTGCTGAGCAGCGGGCTGTGGTCGATGGGGCACACCATCGCGCTCTCGGCGTATATGGGGGAGCCGCTGCGCGCGTTCCCGACCGGATCGCACGGGTCGCCGTCGAATCCGCTGTCGGGGTTGTACGCCACCAAGGACGGTCGGTATCTGTCGCTGGTCATGTTGCAGCCCGGCAAATTCTGGGCCGACGTTTGCCAACATATCGACCGGCCGGACCTCGCGGAGGATCCGCGGTTCGCCGATGCCGCCGCGATCGCGACCAATACCGCTGCGGCGGTGCAGATCTTGCGCGAGGTGTTCGCCACCCGCACGCTCACCGAGTGGACCGAGCGTTTCGCGACCCTGTCCGGGCCGTGGGCGCCGGTGCAGGACGCGCTCCAGGCGATCGACGATCCGCAGGTGCAGGCGAACGAATATGTCCGCAAAGCCGGTGATCTGCAGCTGGTTTCGAGTCCGGTGCAGTTCGATCTCACCGCTCCCGACCTGCGTCCCGGCCCGGAATTCGCCGCGCAGACCGACGAGGTCCTGCTCGAACTCGGCCTGGACTGGGACCGCATCATCGCGCTCAAAACCGCGGGTGCGATCACGTAA